Proteins from a genomic interval of Chanodichthys erythropterus isolate Z2021 chromosome 8, ASM2448905v1, whole genome shotgun sequence:
- the LOC137025240 gene encoding foot protein 1 variant 1-like, with product MSENVPPDDFTSENISLKAFTSENVSPDDFTSENVSPDDFTSENVSPDDFTSENVSPEAFTSENVPPDDFTSENVSPDDFTSENIPPDDFTSENVSPEAFTSENVSPDDFTSENVSPDDFTSENVSLKAFTSENVSPDDFTSENVSPDDFTSENVSPDDFTSENVSPEAFTSENVSPEAFTSENVSPDDFTSENVSPDDFTSENVSPDDFTSENVSPEAFTSENVSPEAFTSENVSPDDFTSENVSPDDFTSENVSPEAFTSENVSPEAFTSENVSPEAFTSENVSPEAFTSENVSPEAFTSENVSPDDFTSENVSPDDFTSENVSPEAFTSENVSPDDFTSENVSPDDFTSENVSPEAFTSENVSPEAFTSENVSPEAFTSENVSPEAFTSENVSPDDFTSENVSPDDFTSENVSPEAFTSENVSPEAFTSENVSPDDFTSENVSPDDFTSENVSPEAFTSENVSPEAFTSENVSPEAFTSENVSPEAFTSENVSPDDFTSENVSQMPLHNACQW from the coding sequence ATGTCTGAGAATGTTCCTCCCGATGATTTTACGTCTGAGAACATTTCTCTCAAAGCCTTTACGTCTGAGAACGTTTCTCCCGATGATTTTACGTCTGAGAACGTTTCTCCCGATGATTTTACGTCTGAGAACGTTTCTCCCGATGATTTTACGTCTGAAAACGTTTCTCCCGAAGCCTTTACGTCTGAGAACGTTCCTCCCGATGATTTTACGTCTGAGAATGTTTCTCCTGATGATTTTACGTCTGAGAACATTCCTCCCGATGATTTTACGTCTGAGAACGTTTCTCCCGAAGCCTTTACGTCTGAGAACGTTTCTCCTGATGATTTTACGTCTGAGAACGTTTCTCCTGATGATTTTACGTCTGAGAACGTTTCTCTCAAAGCCTTTACGTCTGAGAACGTTTCTCCCGATGATTTTACGTCTGAGAACGTTTCTCCTGATGATTTTACGTCTGAGAACGTTTCTCCTGATGATTTTACGTCTGAGAACGTTTCTCCTGAAGCCTTTACGTCTGAGAATGTTTCTCCCGAAGCCTTTACGTCTGAGAACGTTTCTCCCGATGATTTTACGTCTGAGAACGTTTCTCCTGATGATTTTACGTCTGAGAACGTTTCTCCTGATGATTTTACGTCTGAGAACGTTTCTCCTGAAGCCTTTACGTCTGAGAATGTTTCTCCCGAAGCCTTTACGTCTGAGAACGTTTCTCCCGATGATTTTACGTCTGAGAACGTTTCTCCTGATGATTTTACGTCTGAGAACGTTTCTCCTGAAGCCTTTACGTCTGAGAATGTTTCTCCTGAAGCCTTTACGTCTGAGAATGTTTCTCCCGAAGCCTTTACGTCTGAGAATGTTTCTCCTGAAGCCTTTACGTCTGAGAATGTTTCTCCCGAAGCCTTTACGTCTGAGAACGTTTCTCCCGATGATTTTACGTCTGAGAACGTTTCTCCTGATGATTTTACGTCTGAGAACGTTTCTCCTGAAGCCTTTACGTCTGAGAATGTTTCTCCCGATGATTTTACGTCTGAGAACGTTTCTCCTGATGATTTTACGTCTGAGAACGTTTCTCCTGAAGCCTTTACGTCTGAGAACGTTTCTCCTGAAGCCTTTACGTCTGAGAATGTTTCTCCTGAAGCCTTTACGTCTGAGAATGTTTCTCCCGAAGCCTTTACGTCTGAGAACGTTTCTCCCGATGATTTTACGTCTGAGAACGTTTCTCCTGATGATTTTACGTCTGAGAACGTTTCTCCTGAAGCCTTTACGTCTGAGAATGTTTCTCCCGAAGCCTTTACGTCTGAGAACGTTTCTCCCGATGATTTTACGTCTGAGAACGTTTCTCCTGATGATTTTACGTCTGAGAACGTTTCTCCTGAAGCCTTTACGTCTGAGAATGTTTCTCCTGAAGCCTTTACGTCTGAGAATGTTTCTCCCGAAGCCTTTACGTCTGAGAATGTTTCTCCCGAAGCCTTTACGTCTGAGAACGTTTCTCCCGATGATTTTACGTCTGAGAACGTTTCTCAGATGCCTttacataatgcatgtcaatggtaa